In one Geoglobus acetivorans genomic region, the following are encoded:
- the rplJ gene encoding 50S ribosomal protein L16, producing MARRPAKMWRRLERPYTRTEYIDGVPGIRLRQFEMGNKNAEFPVMLTLVAKESVQVRDTALEAARIAANKYIARRAGSSNYFLKVRIYPHHVLREHRMATGAGADRISQGMRRAFGKPVGRAARVFPGTRIISIWTKPEHFEVAKEALKRAGQKMPTPVSVVVEKGRELLKGKV from the coding sequence ATGGCAAGGAGACCAGCAAAGATGTGGAGAAGGCTGGAGAGACCATACACGAGAACAGAGTACATTGACGGTGTGCCAGGAATAAGGCTCAGACAGTTTGAGATGGGTAATAAAAATGCTGAATTCCCTGTCATGCTCACACTTGTAGCAAAAGAGTCTGTTCAGGTAAGAGATACTGCTCTGGAGGCTGCGAGAATTGCTGCCAACAAGTACATTGCAAGGAGAGCCGGTTCGAGCAACTACTTCCTCAAGGTCAGAATCTACCCGCATCACGTGCTGAGGGAGCACAGAATGGCTACCGGAGCAGGAGCAGACAGAATTTCGCAGGGTATGAGGAGAGCCTTCGGAAAACCGGTTGGCAGAGCAGCGAGAGTCTTCCCGGGAACAAGGATCATCAGCATCTGGACGAAGCCTGAACATTTTGAGGTTGCAAAAGAAGCTCTGAAGAGGGCCGGACAGAAGATGCCAACTCCCGTGAGTGTGGTGGTGGAGAAGGGTCGCGAGCTTCTTAAAGGGAAAGTTTAA
- the ribB gene encoding 3,4-dihydroxy-2-butanone-4-phosphate synthase, protein MIEEAIDAFREGKPVLIYDFDHREGETDIAIPAVEVRPKDVAMLRRDGGGLICVSIPFRAAEKLGLPFMHEILEASSSRFPDLEKLAHFDIKYDSRSSFSLWVNHRDTYTGITDTDRALTIRKIGEAVAAVEKGKEFDFGAEFRSPGHVAVLKASKGLVFERVGQTELSIAVAEMAGIVPAVTICEMLDERTGKALPKADAIKYAEKHGIPFVGGKEIVEYYESLVKIKI, encoded by the coding sequence ATGATTGAGGAAGCAATAGATGCATTCAGGGAAGGAAAACCCGTGCTGATCTACGATTTTGACCACCGGGAGGGGGAGACAGACATAGCAATACCCGCCGTTGAGGTCCGGCCAAAAGATGTTGCCATGCTGAGAAGAGATGGTGGAGGGCTTATATGTGTCTCAATTCCATTCAGGGCAGCGGAAAAACTTGGCTTGCCCTTCATGCACGAAATTCTTGAAGCTTCATCAAGCAGATTTCCCGACCTTGAAAAACTCGCCCATTTTGACATAAAATACGATTCCCGCTCATCATTCAGCCTGTGGGTAAACCACAGAGACACATACACCGGCATTACAGATACCGACAGAGCTCTGACAATAAGGAAGATTGGTGAGGCAGTTGCTGCGGTTGAAAAAGGGAAAGAATTCGATTTTGGTGCAGAATTCAGGAGTCCGGGACACGTTGCAGTACTCAAGGCATCGAAAGGTCTGGTCTTTGAGAGGGTGGGACAGACAGAGCTGAGCATTGCAGTAGCGGAGATGGCAGGCATAGTCCCGGCAGTCACGATATGTGAAATGCTTGATGAAAGGACCGGAAAAGCGCTTCCGAAAGCCGATGCAATAAAATATGCAGAGAAGCACGGAATCCCGTTTGTAGGGGGAAAAGAGATAGTGGAATACTACGAAAGTTTAGTTAAGATAAAAATTTAA
- a CDS encoding winged helix-turn-helix domain-containing protein/riboflavin kinase, whose product MLTELKKLAMMNATRKVVKISSKEFAEKIDQSLQTAARKLKELEENGYIERIIDSDGQYVVITEKGKELLYREYLELKKIFEGEEKICITGRVMSGVGEGKYYVSLDGYKRQFEEKLGFAPYPGTLNLKIPKEQMYFRRVLDEEDGILIEGFKTEDRTFGDVKAFRCRIDGIEGAVIIPKRTHYSKDVLEIIAPEKLREKLGLRDGDNVEIEVIL is encoded by the coding sequence ATGTTGACCGAGCTTAAAAAGCTTGCAATGATGAATGCCACCAGAAAAGTCGTCAAGATAAGCTCCAAGGAGTTTGCAGAGAAGATAGATCAGAGCTTGCAAACGGCAGCAAGAAAGCTCAAAGAACTGGAAGAAAACGGATACATAGAAAGGATAATCGATAGTGACGGCCAGTATGTTGTGATTACAGAAAAGGGAAAGGAACTGCTCTACAGAGAATACCTCGAACTGAAAAAAATCTTCGAAGGTGAGGAGAAGATCTGCATAACCGGCAGAGTGATGAGCGGAGTCGGCGAAGGGAAATATTACGTCAGCTTAGATGGGTATAAAAGGCAGTTTGAAGAAAAACTTGGATTCGCCCCATATCCTGGAACTCTGAATCTGAAAATCCCGAAAGAGCAGATGTATTTCAGGAGAGTTCTTGACGAAGAAGATGGTATCCTAATAGAGGGTTTCAAAACCGAAGACCGAACATTTGGGGACGTGAAGGCGTTCAGATGCAGAATTGATGGAATTGAAGGGGCAGTCATAATCCCGAAGAGAACTCACTACAGCAAGGACGTTCTCGAGATTATCGCCCCCGAAAAACTGAGGGAAAAGCTCGGTCTCAGGGACGGAGATAATGTGGAAATAGAGGTGATCTTATGA
- a CDS encoding arginase family protein codes for MEFVIIYNQEIESDWMPSSKRVKGPVHFAARHINPESYILKIHSRKYYEKVKNTPFFKIAYESIRCVLSSAEEIENYNLVIVPTTATGHQAGREKWQGYSFFNDITVLVERLKDKGYEKIAVLETDAHHSDTYRICSASFYCINGDRKCEIVQEMKCRISRGLDKENYLKRFSRVVDLIKDDSPEIVIWYLGQDLHELEYSGGGLDDDTFRAMIENFMRIKARKIVLISSGTREDVFERIVSFFENTP; via the coding sequence ATGGAATTTGTTATAATTTATAATCAAGAAATCGAATCGGACTGGATGCCATCTTCAAAGAGAGTGAAGGGTCCGGTGCATTTCGCAGCACGCCACATCAATCCCGAAAGTTACATACTCAAAATCCACTCCAGAAAGTATTACGAGAAAGTTAAGAATACTCCGTTTTTCAAAATTGCATATGAATCCATAAGGTGTGTTCTCTCCTCAGCAGAGGAAATTGAAAATTACAATCTTGTCATCGTTCCAACCACCGCCACAGGTCATCAGGCCGGAAGGGAAAAATGGCAGGGGTACAGCTTTTTTAATGACATAACTGTTCTAGTTGAAAGGCTCAAAGATAAGGGATACGAAAAAATTGCAGTGCTTGAGACCGATGCTCATCACAGCGACACATACAGAATATGCAGCGCCTCATTCTACTGCATAAACGGAGACAGAAAGTGCGAAATCGTTCAGGAAATGAAATGCAGAATTTCGAGAGGCTTGGATAAAGAAAATTACCTGAAAAGATTTTCGAGAGTCGTGGATCTGATAAAGGATGACAGTCCAGAAATAGTGATCTGGTATCTCGGTCAGGATCTCCATGAGCTGGAGTATTCAGGCGGAGGGCTGGACGACGATACATTCAGAGCGATGATAGAGAATTTCATGAGAATAAAAGCCAGAAAGATCGTACTCATATCCTCCGGAACACGGGAGGACGTTTTTGAAAGGATCGTCTCATTTTTCGAGAATACCCCATGA
- a CDS encoding ASKHA domain-containing protein: MMIKVVFLPSGKRIECEAGKSILEIAQNAGEGIRSLCGGKGACGKCRVIVRKGDFRINPEPHEKFLSEEERNEGVVLACQAFLSSDAEIFIPVESRLEKQQILSDFIVSAGELSPYVWKEFYRDSFLPEIISQRGYVLSCNPVVEDGDFTLVLRGKEVIAVEEGDTRDECFGLAIDIGTTTLVAALIDLNTGKVVNIASDYNGQIVYGEEVLSRVEFVFSRKDGLDILQRAVVDSVNALIDRLLEGYSSPEKIYDVVAAGNTLMTHFFLKRDIDYLFRSSRVRVEKKGFVDRAKGMGLNVNENALVFALPPVGRYVGGDIVGDVLAAGIADSPYLSLMVDLGTNGEIVLGSEGWAISTSVASGPAFEGYEIKHGSRAVEGAIDHVEIDSSGVKYTVIGGKKPRSICGSGLIDLLAELFRNGIVDFQGNLDREHERVRKGESDYEFVVAYADETETGKDIVLTQTDIDTLIKSKAAVCAGIAVLIKKAGISPADVERFYIAGGFGYYIDFENAITIGLFPELPNAEVKQIGNGSLAGAYLALTSQKKRNLAETMAKLMTYFDLSTDADFMDEYNAALSLPGKPELFPTIYDRYV; this comes from the coding sequence ATGATGATTAAAGTGGTTTTCCTACCCTCTGGCAAGAGAATTGAGTGTGAAGCTGGAAAGTCCATTCTTGAAATTGCTCAGAATGCCGGTGAGGGAATCAGAAGTCTTTGCGGAGGTAAGGGTGCCTGCGGTAAGTGCCGGGTTATTGTAAGAAAAGGTGATTTCAGAATAAATCCCGAACCGCATGAAAAGTTTCTTTCCGAAGAAGAGAGAAACGAGGGAGTTGTTCTGGCGTGTCAGGCCTTTCTTTCCAGTGATGCTGAAATATTCATTCCTGTTGAATCCCGCCTTGAAAAGCAGCAGATTCTTTCAGATTTTATTGTTTCGGCCGGTGAACTGTCCCCTTACGTCTGGAAGGAGTTTTACCGGGATTCTTTCCTTCCTGAGATAATCTCACAAAGGGGTTATGTTCTCTCATGCAATCCCGTGGTTGAAGATGGCGATTTCACTCTGGTTTTGAGGGGAAAAGAGGTCATAGCTGTTGAGGAAGGAGATACGAGAGATGAGTGCTTTGGGCTTGCCATTGACATTGGTACAACAACTCTTGTCGCTGCCTTGATAGACCTCAATACCGGAAAGGTGGTGAACATAGCTTCGGATTACAACGGACAGATAGTGTACGGTGAAGAGGTACTCTCAAGAGTCGAGTTCGTCTTCAGCAGAAAGGATGGGCTCGATATTCTCCAAAGAGCAGTTGTAGATTCGGTAAACGCTCTCATAGATAGATTGTTAGAAGGCTATTCTTCTCCGGAAAAAATCTATGACGTGGTGGCAGCCGGAAACACGTTGATGACTCACTTCTTCCTGAAAAGAGATATCGATTATCTCTTCAGATCTTCCAGAGTCAGGGTGGAAAAGAAAGGTTTTGTTGACAGGGCGAAAGGGATGGGATTGAACGTGAACGAGAACGCTCTTGTATTTGCACTGCCGCCGGTAGGACGGTATGTTGGAGGAGACATAGTGGGTGACGTTCTCGCGGCAGGCATCGCCGATTCCCCCTATCTCTCACTGATGGTCGATCTCGGCACGAACGGTGAAATCGTTCTGGGAAGTGAGGGCTGGGCAATCTCCACGAGTGTCGCCTCTGGCCCCGCTTTTGAGGGTTATGAGATAAAACATGGCAGCAGGGCGGTGGAGGGCGCGATAGATCACGTCGAGATAGACAGCAGTGGGGTGAAGTATACTGTAATCGGCGGGAAAAAGCCCAGGAGTATCTGCGGGAGTGGGCTTATAGATCTGCTTGCAGAGCTTTTCAGGAACGGAATTGTTGATTTTCAGGGCAATCTTGACAGAGAGCATGAGCGTGTGAGGAAGGGTGAGTCCGATTACGAATTTGTTGTTGCTTACGCCGATGAAACCGAGACAGGAAAGGATATCGTTCTTACCCAGACCGACATTGACACACTCATCAAATCGAAAGCGGCGGTGTGTGCCGGGATAGCGGTGCTGATCAAGAAGGCCGGAATAAGTCCTGCTGATGTGGAGCGGTTTTACATTGCCGGTGGCTTTGGATACTACATCGATTTCGAAAATGCTATCACAATTGGGCTTTTTCCGGAGCTGCCAAACGCTGAGGTGAAGCAGATAGGTAACGGCTCACTGGCAGGAGCGTATCTTGCTCTGACCTCACAGAAAAAAAGAAATCTTGCCGAAACAATGGCTAAGCTTATGACTTACTTTGACCTCAGCACAGATGCGGATTTCATGGATGAATACAATGCTGCTCTCTCGCTGCCCGGAAAACCTGAACTCTTTCCAACGATCTATGACCGATATGTTTGA
- a CDS encoding enoyl-CoA hydratase/isomerase family protein: MDVDIIHFKRPEKHNALDLDHLKEIYDELCNCSNPVVIYGEPSFSSGLDLNFVQHASEPEIIEFADIANDLILRIASHPKPVVAFVKGYTFGAGFSIALACDAIVADESAVFSTGFAKLGIAPDMGVSFLLPRITGLKRALRLLSTAERFGVDEAIRLGIVDRKGNLDDAVDLARRMDGNSIKYIKELVYSGFREHVMREKEMALKSIEDMRNV, encoded by the coding sequence ATGGATGTCGATATAATCCATTTTAAGAGGCCAGAAAAGCACAACGCTCTCGATCTTGACCATTTGAAGGAAATCTATGACGAACTGTGTAATTGCAGTAATCCTGTTGTCATTTACGGGGAACCGAGCTTCTCTTCCGGGCTCGATCTGAACTTCGTCCAGCATGCCAGCGAGCCTGAAATAATCGAATTCGCAGACATCGCCAATGATCTGATTCTAAGGATAGCATCCCATCCAAAACCGGTTGTTGCTTTTGTTAAAGGTTACACCTTTGGAGCTGGATTCAGCATAGCTCTGGCGTGTGATGCAATAGTGGCGGATGAAAGTGCAGTCTTTTCAACCGGATTTGCCAAGCTTGGAATTGCACCGGACATGGGAGTGTCTTTCCTCCTGCCCAGGATAACGGGATTGAAGAGGGCGCTGAGGCTGCTCAGCACTGCCGAAAGATTTGGGGTTGATGAGGCAATCAGACTGGGGATAGTTGACAGAAAGGGAAATCTGGATGATGCTGTGGATCTTGCCAGGAGAATGGATGGGAATTCAATAAAATACATAAAGGAGCTGGTTTATTCAGGTTTCAGAGAGCATGTAATGAGAGAGAAGGAAATGGCTTTAAAGTCAATCGAAGATATGAGGAATGTCTAA
- the argC gene encoding N-acetyl-gamma-glutamyl-phosphate reductase: MIHAGIIGGTGYTGGELLRILSKHPEVEVVAVTSRREKGRKIHEVHPHLKGFYEIEFIEPDIDHLSECDVVFTAVPHGEAMKYVPELYESGLRVVDLSADYRLSRDKYEEAYGKKHEAYIEAVYGLTELHREEIPKARLVANPGCYPTGAILAAAPLAELELIERVIFDSKSGISGAGVSPTEFTHYPNLHEAIVPYKITDHRHYYEMEQELSRFQDDVRVSFTPQVFPGSRGILTNAHIFLKGELEQDELEKIYRKFYNSSYFIRFQKAVRLSYVRGSNFADISINKGADRVVVVSAIDNLVKGASGQAVQNMNVMFGLDEWIGLDFPPLFP; encoded by the coding sequence TTGATACATGCAGGAATAATTGGAGGTACAGGATACACGGGTGGTGAGCTTTTAAGGATTCTCTCAAAACATCCCGAGGTTGAAGTTGTGGCCGTAACATCAAGGAGAGAGAAGGGCAGAAAAATTCATGAGGTTCATCCGCATCTTAAGGGATTTTACGAGATCGAGTTCATCGAGCCTGATATTGATCACCTTTCCGAATGCGATGTGGTGTTCACCGCAGTGCCCCATGGAGAGGCAATGAAATACGTTCCCGAACTTTACGAATCCGGTTTAAGGGTGGTGGATCTTTCGGCAGATTACAGGCTCAGCAGGGATAAATACGAGGAGGCTTATGGGAAAAAGCATGAGGCGTACATAGAAGCAGTTTACGGACTTACCGAGCTCCACAGAGAAGAGATTCCGAAAGCCCGGCTTGTCGCAAATCCCGGATGCTATCCCACCGGAGCAATTCTCGCAGCAGCTCCGCTTGCAGAGCTGGAGCTGATTGAAAGGGTTATTTTCGATTCCAAGAGCGGAATAAGCGGGGCGGGAGTAAGCCCGACGGAATTCACTCACTATCCCAACCTTCATGAGGCGATCGTTCCATACAAGATCACAGACCACAGGCATTATTATGAAATGGAACAGGAGCTGAGCAGATTTCAGGACGACGTGAGGGTCTCATTCACTCCTCAGGTTTTTCCCGGATCGAGGGGTATACTGACCAACGCTCACATATTCCTGAAAGGAGAGCTTGAGCAGGACGAACTGGAGAAAATTTACAGGAAATTCTATAATAGCTCCTATTTCATAAGATTTCAGAAGGCTGTGAGGCTCAGCTATGTCCGAGGAAGCAATTTTGCTGACATTTCCATAAATAAGGGTGCTGACAGGGTTGTCGTCGTCTCTGCAATAGATAATCTTGTTAAGGGGGCAAGTGGACAGGCTGTGCAGAACATGAATGTAATGTTCGGGCTTGATGAATGGATCGGACTGGATTTCCCACCACTCTTCCCGTAG
- a CDS encoding carboxypeptidase M32 yields the protein MGEVFQNELVKELVEKYRVLWAINHAKALMAWDNETYMPKGGVGERAMAMANLSTLEQKLMLDPDFVSLLERAEGIEDLNEYERGVLRVLRRNIDYLRKIPPEIVFEIAKTSQEAVQVWDEAKRKNDFEKFRPYLEKLSNLAREVAEKLGYDDNPYSALLDLHEEGLDIKKADRIFDKVIPASKKILEKVREDDLFPDSHPLEEVKYETTVMEKVNRELLDLLGYSWERGRLDVSPHPFTITLGIGDVRITTRYEGFDFKRAMFSTIHEFGHALYELQVDERLKMSPIAGGVSLGIHESQSRLMENIVGRSRAFVSLIRPLLEKHLDFVRDYDDDELYRYFNTVKPGLIRVDADELTYNFHIYLRYKLEKLLIAGEIGVDDLPELWNEEMENLLGIRPTTYSEGVLQDIHWSHASFGYFPSYTLGNVVAGQIWTEIVKVIDFEDTIQNGKFEEIYGFLKERIHRWGGTYSPQELLKRNFGRDYDPESLIAYLRQKYTG from the coding sequence ATGGGCGAGGTGTTTCAGAACGAACTGGTAAAAGAGCTTGTTGAGAAATACAGGGTTCTTTGGGCAATAAACCACGCGAAAGCCCTCATGGCATGGGATAATGAAACATACATGCCGAAGGGCGGAGTAGGAGAGAGGGCAATGGCCATGGCCAACCTCAGCACACTTGAGCAGAAGCTGATGCTCGACCCCGACTTTGTATCTTTGCTTGAAAGGGCAGAGGGAATTGAAGACCTTAATGAGTATGAACGGGGCGTTTTAAGGGTATTGAGGAGGAATATAGACTACCTCAGAAAGATACCTCCCGAGATTGTCTTTGAGATAGCCAAAACGTCTCAGGAAGCTGTGCAGGTTTGGGACGAGGCCAAAAGAAAGAATGATTTCGAGAAGTTCAGACCCTACCTTGAAAAGCTCTCCAACCTCGCAAGAGAGGTTGCTGAAAAGCTGGGGTATGATGACAATCCATACAGTGCTCTGCTCGATCTTCATGAAGAGGGACTGGACATCAAAAAGGCTGACAGGATATTTGATAAGGTCATTCCCGCATCCAAGAAAATACTCGAAAAAGTCAGGGAAGATGATCTGTTTCCGGATTCGCACCCGCTTGAGGAGGTAAAGTATGAAACAACTGTTATGGAAAAAGTGAACAGAGAACTTCTCGATTTGCTTGGCTATTCCTGGGAAAGAGGACGACTTGATGTCAGCCCGCATCCGTTCACGATTACTCTGGGAATAGGTGACGTGAGAATCACGACCCGGTATGAGGGGTTTGATTTCAAGAGAGCGATGTTCTCGACAATCCATGAATTCGGACATGCTCTGTATGAACTTCAGGTGGATGAGAGGCTGAAAATGTCCCCCATCGCAGGTGGAGTGAGTCTCGGAATTCACGAAAGCCAGAGCAGACTAATGGAGAACATTGTGGGGAGAAGCAGAGCCTTTGTATCACTTATAAGGCCATTGCTGGAGAAACATCTTGATTTTGTGAGGGATTACGATGATGACGAGCTTTACAGGTACTTCAACACGGTGAAGCCGGGCCTCATAAGAGTGGATGCAGACGAGCTTACGTATAACTTCCACATTTACCTCAGGTACAAGCTTGAGAAGCTGCTCATTGCAGGCGAAATTGGTGTGGATGATTTACCAGAACTCTGGAATGAGGAAATGGAGAATCTGCTTGGAATAAGACCGACAACTTACAGTGAAGGGGTGCTTCAGGACATCCACTGGAGCCATGCCTCCTTCGGCTACTTCCCGTCATACACTCTGGGGAACGTGGTTGCAGGACAGATCTGGACAGAGATTGTAAAGGTGATTGATTTCGAGGATACAATACAAAACGGAAAATTTGAGGAAATTTACGGTTTCCTGAAGGAGAGGATCCACAGGTGGGGTGGCACCTACTCGCCTCAGGAATTGCTGAAGAGGAACTTTGGAAGGGACTACGATCCGGAATCACTGATAGCATACCTCAGGCAGAAGTACACAGGTTGA
- a CDS encoding rubrerythrin family protein: protein MIKVSTEDNLKNAFSGESQASIKYRIFSEVAKEKGLKNLARVFEAFSFSEFVHAKNHLKALKEKEIEDPLKNIDEAIRGETHEIETMYPEFYDTAIRENRKRAATSFRWALEAEKEHAEVYRKLRVLVESGRDKAFDDRIYVCPNCGYIFTGTPPEICPLCSISKEMFREF from the coding sequence GTGATAAAAGTGTCCACCGAGGACAATTTGAAAAATGCCTTCTCTGGAGAAAGTCAGGCCAGCATAAAGTACAGAATCTTTTCAGAAGTGGCAAAGGAAAAGGGTCTGAAAAACCTCGCAAGAGTTTTCGAAGCGTTCTCATTTTCAGAATTCGTGCATGCAAAGAACCACCTGAAAGCCCTGAAAGAAAAAGAGATCGAAGATCCTCTGAAGAACATAGATGAAGCGATAAGGGGTGAAACCCACGAGATCGAGACAATGTATCCTGAATTTTACGATACTGCGATAAGGGAAAACAGAAAAAGGGCTGCAACATCATTCAGATGGGCTCTTGAAGCCGAAAAAGAACATGCAGAAGTTTACAGAAAGCTCAGAGTCCTCGTGGAGAGCGGCAGAGATAAAGCATTCGATGATAGAATCTACGTGTGCCCCAACTGCGGATACATTTTTACCGGTACTCCTCCCGAGATATGCCCGCTCTGCAGCATTTCCAAAGAGATGTTCAGAGAATTCTGA
- a CDS encoding metal-dependent transcriptional regulator: MRNDERIENALKEIYVRTVERNEEFPELDGETLSELQKKEYIDGKTLTEKGHERAKKIIRLHRLAERLLHDVLRASDREVESSACRFEHVISEEVEEAICTLLGHPSICPHGREIPRGECCLRGEEEVKSLVVRLTSLSPGEHGEIKYISGDESTIKKLISLGILPGKRIRVMRVYPAYLIQLGNSQIAIDEKIAESIHVMRV; this comes from the coding sequence ATGAGAAATGACGAAAGAATTGAAAATGCCTTGAAGGAAATCTATGTCAGAACCGTTGAAAGAAATGAGGAGTTTCCCGAACTTGACGGCGAAACCCTGTCTGAGCTGCAAAAGAAAGAATACATCGACGGGAAGACACTCACTGAAAAAGGCCATGAAAGGGCAAAGAAAATAATCAGACTGCACAGACTTGCTGAAAGGCTTTTACACGATGTGCTGAGGGCAAGCGACAGGGAAGTGGAGAGCTCAGCATGCAGGTTTGAGCATGTCATCAGCGAGGAGGTTGAAGAGGCTATCTGCACGCTTCTCGGCCACCCATCCATATGCCCTCACGGCAGAGAGATACCCAGGGGAGAGTGCTGTCTGAGGGGAGAGGAAGAAGTCAAGAGCCTTGTCGTAAGGCTCACCTCTCTATCCCCTGGAGAGCATGGTGAGATCAAATATATTTCAGGAGATGAATCGACCATCAAGAAACTGATATCCTTGGGAATCCTGCCAGGAAAAAGAATCAGAGTTATGAGAGTCTATCCTGCCTATTTAATACAGCTCGGAAACTCCCAGATTGCCATAGACGAGAAAATCGCCGAGAGCATCCATGTAATGAGAGTATGA
- the feoB gene encoding ferrous iron transport protein B yields MHCHGTESTQHTHPDYDVLLVGNPNVGKSVIFHKLTGRYADVSNYPGTTVDILTGKIKSLNLTVADLPGMYSLFSITEEERVAKDIILNSKPKVIVNVVDAKNIERGLPLTLQLLETSFNVILVLNAVDEAEKAGMVIDEKKLEEKLGIPVIKTVAVKGKGIKELLKKIEELSKIRLEKRTFKFSPVLEEAIKEAEGLIGQESTISKKLLAILALSNDRDVIEKLNIDENKLSELRRRMGRSIAYLLAMEYQRLSEELLKDAVVQIEKKRRIYDKINELSLNPVTAIPMSIAALYFLYIFAGVIGAQIMVDAIESWYETIINVPLNTWLESSIPNYWIRELIGGEYGVVTLGLRYALAIIFPIVTMFFLAFSILEDSGFLPRMAMLLDRLFKKIGLSGRAIIPMVLGLGCGTMAVIVTRVLESRRERIIATLMLAVAIPCSAQLGIILGIVPDSFALAVWAFSVFTILLAIGLLAGKYLPGEAPSFYMEIPPLRIPSLSNIMMKTVSRLEWYFKEVLPIFLLISVAIWVGRITTVFDLVVGLLGRPAEVLGLPPKMGEIFLYGFFRRDYGTAGLYDLVSGGLLDYNQTIVSMVVLTLFVPCIAQFSVIGKERGWKFAVITALTALTIAFTAGFIVREILEVLL; encoded by the coding sequence ATGCACTGTCACGGCACAGAGTCCACACAGCACACACACCCAGATTACGATGTCCTTCTTGTCGGGAACCCGAACGTTGGAAAGAGTGTAATTTTCCACAAGCTCACAGGGAGATACGCAGATGTCTCCAATTACCCTGGCACGACAGTGGATATCCTCACAGGAAAGATAAAAAGTCTGAACCTCACAGTTGCGGATCTGCCCGGAATGTATTCTCTGTTCTCCATAACAGAGGAGGAGAGAGTTGCAAAAGATATAATCCTCAATTCAAAGCCGAAAGTCATAGTAAACGTCGTTGACGCCAAGAATATCGAAAGGGGGTTGCCGCTGACACTGCAGTTACTTGAAACGAGTTTTAACGTCATCCTTGTTCTGAATGCAGTGGATGAAGCCGAAAAGGCCGGAATGGTAATAGACGAAAAAAAACTTGAGGAAAAACTTGGAATTCCGGTGATAAAAACAGTCGCTGTAAAGGGGAAAGGAATAAAAGAGCTTTTGAAGAAAATTGAAGAGCTGAGCAAAATCCGGCTCGAAAAAAGAACGTTTAAATTTTCACCAGTACTGGAAGAGGCAATAAAAGAGGCCGAAGGTCTGATTGGTCAGGAGAGCACCATCAGCAAGAAGTTGCTGGCGATTCTCGCCCTTTCAAACGACAGAGATGTGATAGAAAAACTGAACATAGACGAAAACAAACTCTCCGAATTGAGAAGGAGGATGGGAAGGTCTATAGCATACCTGCTGGCGATGGAATACCAGAGACTCTCAGAAGAGTTACTAAAAGACGCAGTGGTTCAGATCGAGAAAAAAAGGAGAATATACGACAAAATAAATGAGCTGAGCCTCAACCCGGTTACCGCAATTCCGATGAGTATAGCGGCGCTGTACTTCCTATACATTTTTGCTGGCGTCATAGGCGCCCAGATAATGGTTGATGCAATTGAATCCTGGTATGAAACAATCATAAACGTGCCGCTCAATACCTGGCTGGAGTCCAGCATTCCGAATTACTGGATAAGAGAACTTATAGGTGGGGAATACGGGGTGGTAACACTCGGTTTGAGGTATGCTCTGGCGATAATTTTCCCCATCGTTACAATGTTCTTCCTTGCATTTTCAATACTGGAAGACTCAGGATTTCTCCCACGAATGGCCATGCTGCTTGACAGGCTTTTCAAGAAAATAGGCCTGAGTGGCAGGGCAATCATACCCATGGTGCTCGGTCTCGGCTGCGGGACAATGGCCGTAATCGTTACGAGGGTGCTTGAGTCGAGGAGAGAGAGAATAATCGCAACACTCATGCTCGCAGTCGCAATACCCTGTTCGGCACAGCTTGGAATAATCCTCGGAATCGTTCCAGATTCTTTCGCTCTTGCCGTATGGGCGTTCTCGGTATTCACCATACTGCTCGCGATTGGATTGCTTGCAGGAAAATATCTCCCCGGTGAGGCGCCATCATTCTACATGGAAATTCCCCCTCTGAGGATCCCGTCACTGTCCAACATCATGATGAAAACCGTATCAAGACTCGAATGGTACTTTAAAGAGGTGCTGCCAATATTTCTGCTCATAAGCGTTGCGATATGGGTGGGGAGAATCACAACAGTCTTCGATCTGGTTGTTGGACTCCTTGGACGACCCGCTGAAGTTCTCGGGCTCCCACCCAAAATGGGTGAAATATTTCTGTACGGGTTCTTCAGAAGAGATTACGGCACTGCAGGTCTCTACGATCTGGTCTCAGGAGGTCTGCTCGATTACAATCAGACAATAGTTTCAATGGTCGTTCTAACTCTCTTTGTACCATGTATAGCCCAGTTCTCCGTAATCGGAAAGGAAAGGGGCTGGAAGTTTGCAGTCATAACCGCATTAACTGCACTGACAATAGCATTCACAGCAGGATTTATAGTAAGAGAAATTCTTGAGGTGCTGTTATGA